Proteins co-encoded in one Flavobacterium fluviale genomic window:
- a CDS encoding DUF1254 domain-containing protein has translation MKKQITLFLSILILIVVSCKKDKKDEAVVNSDASISIDSARSIAKEAWIYGFPIFYNYKTVYSYALDKNNSNGAKNFNTFKNYSKSFTALDTTIVTPNNDTPYSWAILNLSDEPIVLEVPEITNNRYYVMQLIDAYTYNFAYVGSRATGNKAGKYLIAGPKWKGETPKGIDKVFTSETNLVTILGRTEMDNVNETNIIKNIQSGYRIIPLHEYSKTTAPESVKYAMPLPEWKEADYKSLEFINVLNSLLQYTVPDKSEKELLERFAKIGIVPGVPFDKSKFSPEILKAIEEGIAEGGKVLEESISKTTSSLNLFGTRTDLKNNYVLRATAAAMGIYGNTKEEAVYVGSMNDKDGKPLDAANKYVLHFKKDQLPPVDYFWSITMYNLPQRNLVKNPINRYSIGDRTKGIKYEPNGDLIIYLQTDSPGKDKENNWLPSPQKGGYNIIVRLYGPAKNVTSGDWKIPLPEKTN, from the coding sequence ATGAAAAAGCAAATAACTCTATTTCTTTCGATCCTTATATTGATAGTAGTTTCGTGTAAAAAAGATAAAAAAGACGAAGCTGTTGTTAATTCAGACGCATCTATTTCAATTGATTCTGCCAGATCAATTGCAAAAGAAGCCTGGATTTATGGTTTTCCGATATTCTACAATTACAAAACGGTATATTCTTATGCTTTAGATAAAAACAACTCAAATGGTGCGAAGAACTTTAATACTTTTAAAAATTATTCTAAAAGTTTTACAGCATTAGATACCACAATTGTAACTCCCAACAATGATACTCCATATTCTTGGGCAATACTAAACCTTTCAGATGAACCTATTGTACTCGAAGTTCCTGAAATTACAAACAACCGTTATTATGTTATGCAGCTTATAGATGCGTACACTTACAATTTTGCGTATGTAGGTTCAAGAGCTACGGGAAATAAAGCCGGTAAATATCTTATTGCAGGTCCAAAATGGAAAGGAGAAACTCCTAAAGGCATCGATAAAGTCTTTACTTCTGAGACTAATTTAGTAACGATTTTAGGACGTACCGAAATGGATAATGTGAATGAAACAAACATTATCAAAAATATTCAAAGCGGTTATCGCATAATTCCGTTGCATGAGTATAGTAAAACGACCGCTCCAGAATCAGTCAAATATGCTATGCCGCTGCCAGAGTGGAAAGAAGCCGATTATAAATCACTTGAATTTATCAATGTTCTTAATTCTTTACTGCAATATACTGTTCCTGATAAAAGTGAAAAAGAACTGTTGGAACGTTTTGCGAAAATCGGAATTGTTCCAGGCGTTCCTTTCGATAAATCTAAATTCTCTCCCGAAATTCTTAAAGCCATTGAAGAAGGCATTGCAGAGGGAGGGAAAGTTTTAGAAGAGAGTATTAGCAAAACTACAAGTTCTCTTAATCTTTTTGGTACTCGCACTGATTTAAAAAACAACTATGTTTTACGTGCTACCGCGGCAGCAATGGGAATATATGGTAATACAAAGGAAGAAGCAGTTTATGTGGGCTCTATGAATGATAAAGACGGAAAACCATTAGACGCTGCCAATAAGTATGTCCTTCATTTCAAGAAAGATCAACTGCCTCCTGTAGATTATTTTTGGAGTATAACGATGTACAATTTGCCGCAACGTAATTTGGTGAAAAATCCAATTAACAGATATTCTATAGGAGACCGTACAAAAGGAATTAAGTATGAACCAAATGGAGATTTAATTATCTATCTGCAAACGGATTCACCAGGAAAAGACAAAGAAAACAATTGGCTTCCATCACCTCAAAAAGGAGGCTATAACATTATTGTAAGGCTTTATGGACCGGCTAAAAATGTTACAAGCGGCGATTGGAAAATACCATTACCAGAAAAAACAAATTAA